A segment of the Manihot esculenta cultivar AM560-2 chromosome 13, M.esculenta_v8, whole genome shotgun sequence genome:
TTCTTGGCTCCGAGCTGGAGAAACGTATGAGTTGGGAGGGCCTGATTGAGAAATTCAGATGGAACTCTGTCTTAAAGCAGAACGGGCTGGAACTGGTTTACACGGGAGACTTGAGAGCTTCCAGATAATGGGCTATTGTCATGAGTCTGACTCCAGACTGGAATGAAAAAATCCAAACAGTCATCACATTTATTTGAGTGGTTACTAATATATGAAATGATAAATAAACTTTACCTCCATTTAGTTCTgcaatttcaaaatataaatattcagtttatgcaattttaagatttattttCTCGAATTTTAAAATCACCCATATTCAATCATATACAATTCAAAAATTATAGTTATTTGGTTAGAAGCTAAATAGTTGACATTAAAAAGATAGATATTAATTAATGTATtcttaaaaatagaaagattaaatatttaaaaatataaaaaattttaccaattaattttttaattttataaaatacattaaaaatttgttatttaattttttttcattaattttaacggttaaatattataaaaaaatttaaaatatttttaatataaaaaaattaattaaaaaattttaaaaattatttaataaattgtttaaaattatattgaatagtaaattttttaattaattaatttttttatatataaaaattaaataataattatgagaTGGGAGTAATTAATATTTAGTATAGGTTAAAAAAACAACAGCTCCACAGATAGTGGCGGCTGGTACGACTGACTGACCTGTGATCCTGATCGTGAAACGTGTAATCAGACAAAAGGAAAGCGAAAGCGACACATTATGCGGGGCTTGGAGTTGGCGTTGCGTAATGGGCCCTCTCTACATCCTCCGTTTTGATTCTGTCGGCCATTATTTTCCCAAGCAATATTTGTTATTAAATACGTTTCTTAATCATATGATTATGATTTGATTTTGCCTTCACTCTCTTTTGGTCCTTTATCTTGGCTTTCTATTTGGAATGATTTTCCATTTCTTTCTAAGATTAATATTAACATAttcaaaaaaatcattttatttacttatttcttgGTGGTAAAAGCACACCACAAACGTCACACTTGGCAAGAATCTAATCTTGAAacctttataaaattttagataatctTTAACTTGAAGACTCAATTTCAAAATCTCTCCACCCTCGGAAACGAATATTTTTGTTCTCTGATATGATATGCATATGCAGTAGTATACTGAACCAAATGACGAGCCCACAACAAAACCGAACAAACAATGTATATTTACGATGCCATTTGAGACAGGTAGACAGGAAAAGATATTCACAAGAAGATTTACAAGTTGAAATTTGTTGCAAGTTTCAGGCAATGACTTTAAGATCAACTGCTGATTGACCTAAAAACCTAAACTCTATGCAAACTAAGCCAAACTATACCAACATTTACACAAGCTGACTGACGGAGCCTAGTTTAGCTAATGACTTGCTCAAGAATAAGATTTTATTAAACCCAAGTTGTAAAGGAACCTCTCTGATCTAGATCGAAACAGATTACCAAATGAGAATCTCCTGTGTTCCTGAAGAGGAGTTGATTGAGCATCCTCATTCACGCGGAGTATAGTCAGTCCAATCTCTTTTCTAACTACTTCAATTGTTTCACTCTTCACTGGATGTCCTGATACATCAGTCACATAGAAAACGTTTACAGCCTGGGAACCCCTGGTCGTAACCTCTGCTTGAGTCACTGAGAGACCATTTTCTCTAAATATGCGAGTCACCTCAGACAATAGGCCAACCCTGTCTTCACTGCAAAGTTCAAGTCTTATACCCTGCATTTTGAAGAGTCGAGAACATGAAGCGTGAATCATAGAAAATCGGAGACTAACATCAAAGTCGAACTATGCAAATGTCTGTACCTCAGGAATTCTCCTTTTAATAGCTGCCTCTAAACAGTGGATTAGCCTTTGCCTCTCTGCTTCAGAACTAACAGGGGAACCGTCCATATGCCTGATATAATATTCCTAGCCCACAAGAAGAAATGAGATCCTATGCAGCAATTGTTTTATCAAATAGGGTACAATAATGAGAAATTAATAAGCAGTAAAAATAACCCGTGATTGAGTAAGAAGCTCAACTACAACAAACACATTGGTTTCAAGATAATGAGAATCTTAGAGAATGAATTTGACTTTTGGAAGAAAAGATTTTCAACTTGAAGTAAATTAtcccaaatattaaaaaaaaaaaaagcatgttGATGGAATTAAGCAAAACCTGATAAGCCTCTGGCCCTTCAGCTATGACAGTTGCATGATATACAACATATTGCATATCTGTTAATGTGCAGACAGCATCAAAGAGTAGCTTAGGGTGGTCAGGGCACCTCAAATTCACAACAGTGTATCCCTTATCTGCACAATTTTCCACTGTTACAAGGGGTTTGCTCCGTTCACTTGCTGACTCACAATCTGCATCATCCATGTCATAGTCACGATCAGCATACATCATCTGGTGCAACCTCCTTTCCTTGTGAGTGGAACCCACTGATACAGCTGTATTTGCACTCCATTTATCTCTATCTCCTTTCAGGACATATAGGAGGAGCTGTTTGATCTCAGTGAGCCTATCAGGATGATCAATAGGCAGTCCTGTAGCTTCATCAGTTATGTAAACAACTGATGCCATTCGTGAATTGTGGGTCCAGACTTCTGCAGCCACCACGTTGCATTTGAGGTCAGTAAGAACAGCGAAAACTTCTGAAAGCAAGCCTGGGCGATCTCTTCCAGTCAATTCAATGATCGTGTTTTGTGTGGCAGCTTGAACACCTACAGACTGTCTCAAGGACTGAAAACTAAGTGCTCTTGGTCCCAGCGACTGTGACATGTAAAATAACTCATCAACGTAACATTAAATTCACTTGGCTCCACCAAGAGAAGATGCTAAATTTTCATGGTACGGACCAAACATCAACCACTGCTTCTTTATTGTGTAGTCCTTTTGTTATTCATGTCTCAGATTGTGGTGTCTGATTAAAACAGCAAAATGTGTAGTCTACAACTTAAGTTACAAATAACTTGTCAAATTGACTGGCACTGTTTCTTCCATGACTTTCAAGACCAacatatttatctttttatgaactttacttctttttttttttttctttttctttctccttttttttttccttataaaaaaaattcaaaaagttCATCCTTAACATTGAATAGGAGAATTTGAGATTGAAAAGTTCTCCTTTGAATTGCATTGGATTTCCAGTAGATTTTTGTCTTTACCAAGTATTCTAATTTACAATATAtgaatattttttgttttaaaaaaagaaaaaaagatctACCTGTTTGATTTGTTCAGCCACATCATCCTCAGAGAGCTTATTGCCATGTTGATCTGTGACATGAAACACTGCAAATAACCATTGAAGACAAGAAAATCAACTATACAACGACGAGTTACAGACCCGCCCAGTTAAACGAAAATTGAAAAGCAATGGGACCAAAAGCTAACCATCCATGAACCATTCCCCATCAGAAGAAATGTAAGCTCGTCTAATTATAAGATCCAAATCAGTCAAAACCTGAACCACCTCCAACAAGCTGCCTCGCCTATTAGCGCTATCAACCTGAAAAATCATCATACGAAAGCTCAAATTGTTAGTATCCAATGAATGTCTGATAAAAAGATAATCCCCCAAAAAATGGAAATGATTCTATCAAACACCTTAATCAAAGTGGCTTTCCTGCGCGACGCATTGTCGACAGTAACCCTGCAAGTCAACCATTAACAGAGGCACAAAATCAAATACTCATGTGTCAAACCTTGAAACTCCATCATTTCAGCTCGAGGAATGGAAATTTCACGAGAAAAACAATAATTCACTTGAAttcaaccaaaaaaaaaaaaaaaggaaacgaTGAAATCCCAAGATAAACCTGAAATCCCAAATaatcacaaaaaataaaagacaaTAATACCTAGGAGGGTTCATTCGAATGACAAGCTTCTCAAACTCATCATCCATTGTGAGAGAAGGAGACCAGCAATCCATTTCAACAAAAGAAGGATAGAAATTTTCGTAAGAACGAAGACCAGAGGTATCTGTAGATAAATGGGTCTGCTCTCTTTCTCGGCACTTCCTTGCACCTTTGGATTCTGATTTCAGTTTGCGGCTGTGTGTTTGCTGGGGTGGGGGCGGTTCGGTGGCTCTTGACCACAA
Coding sequences within it:
- the LOC110629332 gene encoding ACT domain-containing protein ACR4 isoform X1 is translated as MDCWSPSLTMDDEFEKLVIRMNPPRVTVDNASRRKATLIKVDSANRRGSLLEVVQVLTDLDLIIRRAYISSDGEWFMDVFHVTDQHGNKLSEDDVAEQIKQSLGPRALSFQSLRQSVGVQAATQNTIIELTGRDRPGLLSEVFAVLTDLKCNVVAAEVWTHNSRMASVVYITDEATGLPIDHPDRLTEIKQLLLYVLKGDRDKWSANTAVSVGSTHKERRLHQMMYADRDYDMDDADCESASERSKPLVTVENCADKGYTVVNLRCPDHPKLLFDAVCTLTDMQYVVYHATVIAEGPEAYQEYYIRHMDGSPVSSEAERQRLIHCLEAAIKRRIPEGIRLELCSEDRVGLLSEVTRIFRENGLSVTQAEVTTRGSQAVNVFYVTDVSGHPVKSETIEVVRKEIGLTILRVNEDAQSTPLQEHRRFSFGNLFRSRSERFLYNLGLIKSYS
- the LOC110629332 gene encoding ACT domain-containing protein ACR4 isoform X2 — translated: MDCWSPSLTMDDEFEKLVIRMNPPRVTVDNASRRKATLIKVDSANRRGSLLEVVQVLTDLDLIIRRAYISSDGEWFMDVFHVTDQHGNKLSEDDVAEQIKQSVGVQAATQNTIIELTGRDRPGLLSEVFAVLTDLKCNVVAAEVWTHNSRMASVVYITDEATGLPIDHPDRLTEIKQLLLYVLKGDRDKWSANTAVSVGSTHKERRLHQMMYADRDYDMDDADCESASERSKPLVTVENCADKGYTVVNLRCPDHPKLLFDAVCTLTDMQYVVYHATVIAEGPEAYQEYYIRHMDGSPVSSEAERQRLIHCLEAAIKRRIPEGIRLELCSEDRVGLLSEVTRIFRENGLSVTQAEVTTRGSQAVNVFYVTDVSGHPVKSETIEVVRKEIGLTILRVNEDAQSTPLQEHRRFSFGNLFRSRSERFLYNLGLIKSYS